In one Desulfovermiculus halophilus DSM 18834 genomic region, the following are encoded:
- a CDS encoding glycosyltransferase family 2 protein has product MNTYPFVSIIIPCYNEEKYIGQCLDSILAGDYPFDYLEILVVDGGSADKTREIVSQYSKIHQIVKLTDNPHRLKPHALNIGIDSAQGDIVIRMDAHSNYDAGYVSKSVSYLNKYNADNVGGIRQTLPGSNSVIGKSIAISISHPFAAGNAIYRTGAKDIKWVDTVFGGCYRRQIFQDIGLFDEALVRGQDREFNIRLQKAGGKILFAPDIICHYFARGTLRGYIPWIFSAGLTPFFVSRMISKKIFSWRNLVPLAFVLSLMILSLLSFFHPFFQWLLGIELAIYIFCSLAASIPIAHKERDWRFVFSMPFIFFLTHFLYGMGSLVGLIKPIKNPGEWTKA; this is encoded by the coding sequence ATGAATACGTACCCTTTTGTATCTATAATAATCCCTTGCTATAATGAAGAGAAGTACATTGGGCAATGTTTAGATTCTATATTAGCAGGTGATTATCCTTTTGATTATTTAGAGATCTTGGTTGTGGATGGTGGCAGCGCTGATAAAACTCGGGAAATAGTATCCCAGTATTCTAAAATACATCAAATTGTTAAACTAACTGATAATCCACATAGATTAAAGCCTCATGCATTAAATATTGGTATCGATTCCGCGCAAGGAGATATTGTCATCCGTATGGATGCTCATTCAAATTATGATGCGGGTTATGTATCAAAAAGTGTTTCTTATCTAAACAAATACAATGCCGATAATGTAGGAGGCATAAGGCAGACACTGCCTGGTAGCAATTCTGTCATTGGAAAATCTATAGCTATTTCCATATCCCACCCATTTGCTGCCGGCAATGCTATTTACCGGACTGGTGCCAAGGACATCAAATGGGTTGATACAGTTTTTGGTGGATGCTACCGACGGCAAATTTTTCAAGATATTGGTCTTTTTGATGAAGCTCTTGTCCGTGGACAGGACAGGGAATTTAATATCCGCCTGCAGAAAGCAGGTGGAAAAATCCTATTCGCTCCAGATATTATTTGTCATTATTTTGCGCGTGGTACCTTGCGCGGATATATCCCTTGGATTTTTTCAGCTGGTCTCACCCCTTTTTTTGTCAGCAGAATGATATCCAAAAAGATTTTTTCATGGCGCAATTTAGTTCCTTTGGCCTTCGTTTTGAGCCTGATGATTCTATCTTTGCTTTCTTTCTTTCATCCTTTCTTCCAGTGGCTTTTAGGGATTGAATTAGCAATATACATTTTTTGTTCACTTGCTGCTTCAATACCTATTGCGCATAAAGAGCGGGACTGGCGTTTCGTTTTTTCCATGCCATTTATTTTTTTCCTGACCCACTTTTTATACGGTATGGGATCATTAGTCGGTCTCATAAAACCAATTAAAAATCCAGGAGAATGGACGAAAGCATGA
- a CDS encoding UDP-N-acetylglucosamine 2-epimerase, whose protein sequence is MHLIVPLHPRNKKQLEIHGLWPMASHLSFIDPVGCLDMLALETNAAVIATDSGGVQKEAYFQGVPCVTLRDETEWTELVEAGWNRLAQPGQADIRETIIESIGRFGQDVRPYGEGQAAELIVTTLYAGRI, encoded by the coding sequence ATGCATCTGATAGTCCCTCTCCATCCCCGGAACAAAAAGCAACTCGAAATCCATGGCCTATGGCCTATGGCTTCTCACCTCTCGTTCATCGATCCCGTGGGCTGCCTGGACATGTTGGCCCTGGAGACAAACGCAGCAGTCATTGCCACAGACTCCGGCGGTGTGCAGAAAGAGGCCTATTTCCAAGGAGTGCCCTGTGTGACCCTGCGGGATGAAACTGAATGGACCGAGTTGGTGGAGGCCGGATGGAACCGGTTGGCACAGCCGGGCCAAGCAGATATTCGAGAGACAATCATAGAGTCGATAGGTCGCTTTGGCCAAGATGTGCGGCCATATGGGGAAGGACAGGCAGCGGAGTTGATTGTAACTACATTGTATGCTGGACGTATATGA
- a CDS encoding glycosyltransferase: MNIIHISTVHPNNDTRIFEKECSGLASKDHEVTLIIQSDCDEIRNNVKIKALPRYSGRLSRITFGILRAARKAFSEKGDIYHLHDPELLPLGLLLRVSGRRVVYDMHENLPEQIRTKHWIHPLIRKPLAFFISFFERLSLNRMAVVMAEKSYADHYNWVKRGQVVLNLPTVDKLMQLASSTQKNSLLVGYIGSISQSRGLLTVIEAIRKIREDGIAAKFECIGNVSRDVSTSKAYQQGVNEGWIHSPGRMPPSQGWAMIARCHIGIALLKPIGNYIDSYPTKMFEYMAMGLPVVVSDFPLYRDVVERHQCGFCVDPNDIDTIAYVIRFFIENPQKSIEMGTRGQNAVRSYYCWNIELEKLIIFYQALLA, translated from the coding sequence TTGAACATTATTCATATTTCTACAGTCCATCCAAATAATGATACTCGTATTTTTGAAAAAGAATGCAGTGGGTTAGCATCAAAAGATCATGAGGTCACCTTAATAATCCAATCTGATTGTGACGAAATACGTAACAATGTTAAAATTAAAGCATTGCCTCGATATTCAGGCAGATTGAGCAGAATTACTTTTGGCATATTAAGAGCTGCTCGAAAGGCTTTTTCTGAAAAAGGAGATATTTATCATTTACACGATCCAGAGTTACTCCCACTAGGTTTGTTGTTGAGAGTTTCTGGTCGCCGTGTTGTCTACGACATGCATGAAAACCTTCCTGAGCAGATAAGAACCAAACATTGGATTCACCCACTAATTCGAAAGCCGTTGGCTTTCTTCATAAGTTTTTTCGAACGATTGTCCTTAAATCGTATGGCAGTGGTAATGGCTGAAAAATCATATGCAGATCATTACAATTGGGTGAAACGAGGTCAAGTTGTTCTAAATTTGCCCACAGTTGATAAACTGATGCAGTTAGCAAGCTCCACTCAGAAAAATAGTTTATTAGTAGGATATATTGGCAGTATATCACAAAGTCGCGGTTTATTGACTGTAATAGAGGCCATACGAAAGATCCGCGAAGATGGTATAGCCGCTAAGTTCGAATGCATCGGTAATGTGTCCAGAGATGTTTCTACGAGCAAGGCTTACCAGCAGGGGGTAAATGAAGGTTGGATTCACTCTCCTGGGAGAATGCCTCCCAGTCAAGGCTGGGCAATGATTGCTCGTTGCCATATTGGAATAGCTCTTTTAAAACCCATTGGAAATTATATTGATTCCTATCCAACAAAAATGTTTGAATATATGGCCATGGGACTACCTGTGGTTGTTTCAGATTTTCCTCTTTACCGAGATGTAGTTGAGCGTCATCAATGTGGGTTTTGTGTTGACCCGAATGATATAGATACAATTGCTTATGTGATTCGTTTTTTTATAGAAAATCCTCAAAAATCAATTGAGATGGGTACAAGAGGTCAAAATGCTGTCAGGAGTTATTATTGCTGGAACATTGAATTGGAGAAATTAATTATATTTTACCAAGCTCTTTTAGCTTGA
- a CDS encoding methyltransferase domain-containing protein, with protein sequence MRWENKARIMRFCSWIPWGDRIYKNIQKTFGRLQANPMSRLPVQVKMATWLDNQGHGVVDKHFFEVGTGHVPVAPIGFFLCGAGSVMSADLHRRIDWRLTQQTLEWIAAHSNEVLELYNQLNGGGIVSERFSILHRFQHDPIKFLKEANIKYMAPMDASRTDLPDNSIDCHFSITVMEHIPPDTIQDIFIEAKRIVKSTGAVIHFIDMSDHFQHSDPSISRINFLQFSENDWEKIAGNEFAYCNRMRESDYLSLFQNLNFKIDKLESHIDQESLKCLQRSNIVLDSIFEKHTYTDICTTSLKVMLSQQVSKDI encoded by the coding sequence ATGCGTTGGGAAAATAAAGCGAGGATAATGCGATTTTGTTCCTGGATTCCTTGGGGGGATAGAATATACAAGAATATTCAAAAAACCTTTGGCAGATTACAGGCCAACCCCATGTCCCGTTTGCCAGTTCAGGTCAAAATGGCAACTTGGTTGGATAATCAAGGACATGGGGTTGTGGACAAGCATTTTTTTGAAGTTGGTACTGGTCATGTTCCAGTTGCACCTATTGGATTTTTTTTGTGTGGTGCAGGTTCTGTCATGTCTGCTGATCTGCATCGGCGCATTGACTGGAGATTGACCCAACAAACTCTGGAATGGATAGCTGCCCATAGTAATGAAGTTTTAGAGCTGTATAATCAGTTAAACGGGGGGGGCATCGTCAGTGAAAGATTTTCTATTCTGCATCGCTTTCAACATGATCCCATTAAGTTTTTAAAAGAAGCAAATATAAAATACATGGCACCAATGGATGCATCAAGAACTGATTTGCCAGATAATAGTATTGACTGTCATTTTTCTATTACTGTCATGGAGCACATTCCACCTGATACTATTCAAGATATATTTATAGAAGCAAAACGTATTGTAAAGTCAACCGGTGCAGTAATTCATTTTATCGATATGAGTGATCATTTCCAACATTCTGACCCTTCAATCAGTAGAATAAATTTTTTGCAATTTTCCGAGAATGATTGGGAAAAAATAGCTGGGAATGAGTTTGCTTACTGTAATCGAATGCGTGAGAGCGATTATTTATCTTTATTTCAAAATCTGAACTTTAAGATTGATAAACTTGAAAGTCATATTGATCAAGAGTCCTTAAAATGTCTGCAGCGCTCAAACATCGTTTTGGATAGTATTTTTGAGAAGCACACATATACAGACATCTGTACTACTTCTTTGAAAGTCATGTTATCTCAACAAGTTAGCAAAGATATATAA